In Mycolicibacterium nivoides, the DNA window GACGAACTGCCAGCCCGCGGCCTGCATGGCGGGGATGGCATCGGCGAATCCGGCATGCGTGCCGGACTGGGGATGGTTCATGTGGGCGATCACGATCGATCCCGGGGCCGCATTCATCACGTTGGACCGCACCGCCGCGGCGGATGCCGTCGCTCCGTTGTCCGCGTTGACGGTGAACCCCAACGGTTGCTCACCGAGTTCGTGCACGATCTCGACGGCCACGTCGTCGTAATGCGCGGTGCCCGGACGGAACCAGGTCGGGGCCCGACCGGTCAGCGCCGTCAACCGCTGGTGATTGCCCCACACCTCATTGACCACCTCATCGGCCGAACGGGTCCCGGCGATGCCATAGGCGGACCGGCCGGTCACCGACAGCGGCACATGCCGGGTGCCGTGATTCCCGATCTCGAACAACGGGTTGCCGGCCAACTGCCGCGCCCGGTCCGGATTCTTGTCGAGCCATTTCGAGTTGAGCATCAGTACCGCGGGCACGCCGTTGCGCTGCAGGGTGTCGAGCAGTGCGTCGTCGCAGGCACCGTCACAGGCGTCGAAGGTCAACGCGATCTGGCGGCCGACGGCAGCGAAGGACGTGGTGATCCCGGGCAGCGCCATACCCCACTGGGCGGGGGTGCGTCGCTTGTTGGTCATCGCGACCGACGGCGGGTCGATCGCGTTCGGGTCGGCGTGCGCGGCCGGCACCCCGGCCCGCCATGCGTAGCCGGCGGCGATCGAGCCGACGGCGGTCGCCGTCAGGAACGCGCGCCTGGTGATCACATTTGCCGACGGTAGGAGCGCTTCTTGATGACAGCCCGCCGATCAGCTGTGGGTTGGCTGCGGGCGCGGCGCGTGGGCTAGCCGGTCGTCGCCTGGTACTCCTGCACCTTTGCCGCGAAATCGTCGAGCAGCCGCAGTGACTCGTCCTTTCCGACGGACGGCAGGAACAGCCCCAGCTGACCGAAGCCGAGATCCTCAGCGGCACGCCAATAGTCGGGCTTCATGGGTGTGCCGAACATCATCAACGGCACGTCCTGCGCGCCGCCGTCGTGCATCTGTCCAATGCGTTTGGCCAACACGTCCCTCGGTAGCGGGTTGGAAATCCAGCCCGCGCCATGGCGAATCACGCGTTTGACGGTGGCATCGGAATTGCCGCCGATGTAGATGGGCGGGTGCGGTTTCCGGACCGGCTTGGGCCGGCAATAAGACGACTCGAAGTTGATGTACTTGCCGTGATACTCGGCGGGTTCGTCGGTCCACAACGCCTTGACCGCCTCGATGCTCTCGTCCAGCCGTGCGCCACGGGTTTTCGGGTCGGTGCCGTGGTCGCGCATCTCTTCGAGGTTCCAGCCGGCCCCGACTCCGAACACGAACCGTCCACCGGAGATGAGGTCGATACTCGCGGATTCCTTGGCGGCGTGGATGGGGTCGCGCTGGATGAGCAGTGCGACCCCGGTGACGAGTTCGATCGTGGAGGTCACCGCGGCCGCGGCGGCGAGCGTGACGAACGGATCGAGCGTGTTGTAGTACCACGGCGGCAGGTCGCCACCGTCCGGATACGGAGATTCCCGGCTCACCGGGATGTGGCTGTGTTCGGCGACGATCAGCGAGGTGAAGCCGCGCTCCTCGATCGCGCGGGCCAGTGATGCCGGATCAATGCTGTCGTCGTCGACGAAAGTCGCGATTCCGAACTTCATTCGGCCGACGCTACTCCCGCGCACACCCAGGGCGTCACCGCCTTCCTTTCGCCCGCAACCCGTCGAACACCACCGAGGTGACCCGCTCGGCCACATCGTCGTTGTAAGCCTGCATGGCCTGACATCCGACCAGCAGTGCCTTCACGTCCGAGACCGTGACGTCACGCCGGACCGTGCCCGCCTTCTGCCCTGCGGCCAGCAGGTCCCCGAGGACTGCCAGGTACTCGTCCTCGGCCTCGGGAACCACTGTGTTGACGTCGATGCCTGACCCGGCGAGGGCGTCGACCAGTCCGCGGTCGGCGGCGCCCCACTGCAACACCATCGACCGCAGGAACATGAACAGCGCGTCGGCGGGATCGGCCTCGGCGAGCAAGGCTCGCCCCTCGTCGACGACGCCGCGGATCCGCTCGGCGATCACCGCCTGGAACAACGCGTCCTTGGTCGGAAAGTGCCGGTAGATGGTTCCCGCGCCGACCCCGGCCCGGCGCGCGATCTCGTCGATGGGCACGGACAGTCCATCGGCGGCGAACGTTTCGTAGGCCACCTCCAGCACCCGGGCACGGTTCCGTGCCGCATCCGCACGCATTCGCCATCACCT includes these proteins:
- a CDS encoding LLM class F420-dependent oxidoreductase; translation: MKFGIATFVDDDSIDPASLARAIEERGFTSLIVAEHSHIPVSRESPYPDGGDLPPWYYNTLDPFVTLAAAAAVTSTIELVTGVALLIQRDPIHAAKESASIDLISGGRFVFGVGAGWNLEEMRDHGTDPKTRGARLDESIEAVKALWTDEPAEYHGKYINFESSYCRPKPVRKPHPPIYIGGNSDATVKRVIRHGAGWISNPLPRDVLAKRIGQMHDGGAQDVPLMMFGTPMKPDYWRAAEDLGFGQLGLFLPSVGKDESLRLLDDFAAKVQEYQATTG
- a CDS encoding polysaccharide deacetylase family protein, whose protein sequence is MITRRAFLTATAVGSIAAGYAWRAGVPAAHADPNAIDPPSVAMTNKRRTPAQWGMALPGITTSFAAVGRQIALTFDACDGACDDALLDTLQRNGVPAVLMLNSKWLDKNPDRARQLAGNPLFEIGNHGTRHVPLSVTGRSAYGIAGTRSADEVVNEVWGNHQRLTALTGRAPTWFRPGTAHYDDVAVEIVHELGEQPLGFTVNADNGATASAAAVRSNVMNAAPGSIVIAHMNHPQSGTHAGFADAIPAMQAAGWQFVTPTGRV
- a CDS encoding TetR/AcrR family transcriptional regulator, which translates into the protein MRADAARNRARVLEVAYETFAADGLSVPIDEIARRAGVGAGTIYRHFPTKDALFQAVIAERIRGVVDEGRALLAEADPADALFMFLRSMVLQWGAADRGLVDALAGSGIDVNTVVPEAEDEYLAVLGDLLAAGQKAGTVRRDVTVSDVKALLVGCQAMQAYNDDVAERVTSVVFDGLRAKGRR